In Limanda limanda chromosome 21, fLimLim1.1, whole genome shotgun sequence, a genomic segment contains:
- the LOC133028255 gene encoding interleukin-21 receptor: MDRSSALRLRLIRLNVVLLLSASIICLHGNPIAGDHDLHCVNDYLFTVNCTMSLKPYEDTSGSVSSYWLNFTETLEPRTFQCMLTNTDRDYFCSVKTSDLTPDGDSPEMFTDTDTFNISLCHNQTDGSEMCEELDGEYTPETNIKPNAPCCLRFSHISGQHHFTWSSTYEKYESYTALVQNFKYQLRYFRRGDEHDNNEVVSRDIYTERTNYSVDNDVFVLDAEYTASVRSSPNLVFYRGEWSDWSAEVHWKTGSADPPRNPFITRLWIVFITLCVLVPLILLMCYAPVKRWRQSAFIPSPAPYFHTLYSDCQGDFKSWVITQEGPADMQKAEATLQIDTLTGCADVPEEELQPHFHHQLIEGSVYSNLINPECDTSCLGVPYAVSTMEPLSAPGSLTLGSQPGSPAEGDSGCWLCSDSSLEKDSPWYFSKYCTLGSLTESSPLKEHHGSVSTKCSSQEIISMDATGETQ, from the exons ATGGATCGGAGCTCGGCATTGAGACTGAGGCTGATTCGGCTGAACGTGGTTCTGCTCCTGTCCGCCAGCATCATCTGTCTGCATGGGAATCCTATCGCAG GCGACCACGATCTTCACTGTGTGAATGATTACTTGTTCACGGTCAACTGCACCATGAGCCTCAAACCATATGAAGACACCTCCGGCAGCGTCAGCTCCTACTGGCTCAATTTCACAGAAACATTGGAACC aaggACGTTTCAGTGCATGCTGACAAACACCGACAGGGATTATTTCTGCTCTGTTAAAACATCTGATCTGACGCCTGACGGAGATTCTCCAGAGATGTTCACAGACACAGATACGTTTaatatctctctctgtcacaacCAGACAGATGGATCTGAAATGTGCGAGGAGCTGGATGGCGAATACACACCTGAAACCAACA TTAAACCAAACGCACCGTGCTGCCTCAGGTTCAGCCACATCTCAGGTCAACACCACTTCACCTGGAGCAGCACCTATGAGAAATATGAGTCCTACACGGCTCTGGTCCAAAACTTCAAGTATCAGCTTCGTTATTTTAGAAGAGGAGACGAACATGACAACAATGAG GTGGTCTCACGTGATATCTACACAGAAAGAACAAACTATTCTGTGGACAATGACGTCTTTGTGCTGGACGCAGAGTACACTGCCAGTGTACGGTCCAGTCCCAACCTGGTTTTTTACCGAGGAGAGTGGAGCGACTGGTCCGCCGAGGTTCACTGGAAGACGGGGTCAGCTG ATCCCCCCAGAAACCCATTTATTACGAGGCTGTGGATTGTGTTCATCACCTTATGTGTGCTGGTGCCACTCATCCTACTTATGTGCTATGCTCCTGTAAAG AGATGGAGGCAGAGTGCCTTCATCCCAAGTCCAGCTCCCTATTTCCACACCCTGTACTCCGACTGTCAAGGAGATTTTAAG AGCTGGGTGATCACAcaagaaggcccagcagacATGCAGAAAGCAGAGGCCACGCTCCAAATCGACACCCTGACCGGGTGTGCAGATGTCCCAGAGGAGGAGCTCCAGCCCCACTTTCACCACCAGCTGATCGAGGGCAGCGTGTACAGTAACCTAATCAACCCAGAGTGTGATACCTCTTGCCTGGGCGTCCCTTATGCTGTGAGCACCATGGAGCCACTGTCAGCTCCAGGGAGTCTGACCCTCGGTTCTCAGCCAGGTAGCCCAGCTGAGGGGGACTCAGGGTGCTGGCTTTGCAGCGACTCCTCCCTGGAGAAGGACTCTCCCTGGTACTTTAGTAAATACTGCACCCTGGGCAGCCTCACCGAGTCTAGTCCACTCAAAGAGCATCATGGGAGCGTGTCAACAAAATGTTCCTCACAGGAGATCATCAGCATGGATGCCACTGGGGAAACACAGTGA
- the si:dkey-220f10.4 gene encoding tubby-related protein 3 has protein sequence MEEPDIRQQKLENQRTLLIKKQQKKRADSQMVTANWDTRKKNLKLKASKSDETPLLISQSLSSASLNDQVEHSHDNPMDVITLGECNLTASETLEETPSEMTATPQEINLETDTEPEAKCEVESDAQAVGKKTKKKDVKKEKAKRTTEVEPNDAKEKEKDKDMEKKERKTKTKDKVKESEDSQKTNKTSKEPKKTHLQEASTQEAEPVVEEAKPKKKKCDESDDEEDDRSNRPVPQSSKRKKQLDTSRCQISDERRDDEVQEKEKKEKKEKWEKKEKKEKKEKKTKETEKTTPSLASLNSNYRGSSSSGSESNERSTSPMSVEDLEKFALRPAPRDVTIQCRVTRDRRGMEKNIFPTYYLHMEKEDGKRVFLMAGRKRKKCKTSNYLISTDPTNLSRDTNCYIGKLRSNVLGTKFTVYDGGENPEKKPFIKESESVRQELAAICYETNVLGFKGPRKMTVVIPGMLGNDERVSVCPKNELETLLGCHSNGNTDKLVTMVNKSPSWKEETQSYVLNFHGRVTQASVKNFQIIHPDNDDYIVMQFGRVAEDVFSMDYSFPVCALQAFAITLSSFDGKLACE, from the exons ATGGAGGAGCCAGATATACGACAACAGAAGCTGGAGAACcag CGAACCCTTCTGATCAAAAAGCAGCAAAAGAAGAGGGCGGACTCCCAAATGGTGACCGCCAACTGGGACACTCGCAAAAAGAACCTGAAGCTCAAAGCCTCCAAATCTGATGAAACCCCTCTGTTGATCAGCCAATCCCTGAGCAGCGCTTCCCTGAATG ATCAAGTTGAGCACAGCCATGATAACCCAATGGATGTGATCACGTTGGGTGAATGCAACTTGACAGCCAGTGAGACTTTAGAGGAAACGCCTTCAGAGATGACGGCTACTCCGCAAGAAATTAACTTGGAAACCGACACAGAACCTGAGGCGAAGTGTGAGGTGGAGAGCGACGCCCAGGCGGTggggaaaaagacaaagaaaaaagatgtcaaaaaagaaaaagcaaaacgAACTACAG AGGTGGAACCGAACGATgcgaaggagaaagaaaaggacaaagacatggagaaaaaagagagaaaaacaaagacgaAGGACAAAGTGAAAGAATCTGAAGACTCgcagaagacaaacaagacGAGCAAAGAACCAAAAA AGACACATTTGCAGGAGGCCTCGACTCAAGAGGCAGAGCCCGTGGTGGAGGAGGCAAAgccgaagaagaagaaatgtgatGAAAGTGACGATGAAGAGGACGACAGGTCAAACAGGCCGGTCCCTCAGTCGTccaagaggaaaaaacaactgGACACAT CCAGGTGCCAAATAAGTGACGAGAGGAGAGACGACGAAGTccaggaaaaggagaaaaaggagaaaaaggagaaatgggagaaaaaggagaaaaaggagaaaaaggaaaaaaagacaaaggaaaCGGAGAAAACTACGCCGAGTCTGGCGTCGCTGAACTCCAACTACAGGGGTAGCTCATCTTCAGGCAGCGAATCGAATGAAAGA TCCACCTCTCCAATGTCAGTGGAGGATCTGGAGAAGTTTGCTTTGCGTCCTGCTCCCAGAGACGTAACCATCCAGTGCAGGGTCACCAGGGACAGGAGAGGTATGGAGAAGAACATTTTCCCGACGTACTACCTCCACATGGAGAAGGAGGATGGAAAGAGG GTTTTTCTAATGGCGGGTAGAAAACGGAAGAAGTGTAAAACATCCAACTACCTCATTTCCACGGATCCAACAAATCTGTCCAGAGACACAAACTGCTACATAGGAAAACTAAG GTCCAATGTCCTGGGTACAAAGTTCACAGTCTATGACGGAGGAGAAAACCCAGAGAAAAAGCCTTTTATTAAAGAGAGTGAATCAGTGCGGCAAGAGCTGGCAGCAATTTGCTAT GAGACGAATGTGCTGGGTTTCAAGGGTCCAAGGAAAATGACAGTGGTCATCCCCGGCATGCTGGGAAATGATGAACGAGTGTCCGTCTGTCCAAAGAAT GAGCTCGAAACTCTACTGGGCTGCCACTCGAACGGCAACACGGACAAACTGGTCACGATGGTGAACAAATCCCCGAGCTGGAAAGAGGAGACTCAGTCGTACGTGCTCAACTTCCATGGGCGCGTCACCCAGGCCTCAGTGAAAAACTTCCAGATCATCCACCCTGACAACG ACGATTACATTGTGATGCAGTTTGGCCGTGTGGCCGAGGACGTCTTCTCCATGGACTACAGTTTCCCTGTGTGTGCCCTGCAGGCCTTTGCCATCACCCTGTCGTCGTTCGATGGCAAACTGGCCTGTGAGTGA
- the ube2ib gene encoding SUMO-conjugating enzyme UBC9-A, with protein MSGIALSRLAQERKAWRKDHPFGFVAVPTKNPDGTMNLMNWECAIPGKKGTPWEGGLFKLRMLFKDDYPSSPPKCKFEPPLFHPNVYPSGTVCLSILEEDKDWRPAITIKQILLGIQELLNEPNIQDPAQAEAYTIYCQNRVEYEKRVRAQAKKFSPS; from the exons ATGTCAGGCATTGCATTGAGCCGGCTTGCCCAGGAGCGCAAGGCATGGCGGAAGGACCATCCTTTT GGATTTGTTGCTGTACCAACAAAAAATccagatggaaccatgaacctCATGAATTGGGAATGTGCTATTCCTGGCAAGAAGGGG actCCGTGGGAAGGAGGCCTCTTCAAACTGCGCATGTTGTTCAAGGATGACTATCCTTCTTCACCGCCGAAAT GTAAATTTGAGCCTCCGCTCTTCCATCCAAATGTGTATCCATCAGGCACTGTATGCCTATCTATTCTAGAGGAGGACAAAGACTGGAGACCGGCCATCACAATAAAGCAG ATCTTATTAGGTATCCAGGAACTCCTAAATGAGCCAAATATCCAGGATCCAGCTCAAGCAGAGGCTTACACAATCTACTG CCAAAACAGAGTAGAATATGAAAAAAGAGTTCGAGCACAAGCCAAAAAATTCTCCCCATCGTAA